A stretch of DNA from Tigriopus californicus strain San Diego chromosome 11, Tcal_SD_v2.1, whole genome shotgun sequence:
aaaagtaacatgAAAAGTAAGTTAAAGAAATTTATGAAAAAGAGCCTTCTTAGTTGGAATGAGGAGCACGGTTGTAAGGGGTGCGTTGGTAAGGGGCACGCCTGTAAGGGGTGCGCGGGTAAGGAGCGTGTTTGGAAGGCGTGCGCTTGGAAGAAACAGGGACGGGCGCGTAGAACTCGTACTTCGGCTCTCTCCCATATCCTACCTCAGCCAAATATCTAGAGTAGGCGTCAGCCAAGTATCCATATTGGGCATTAGCCGCATTGTTGTTTGCAATATGGGTATTGTCAGTAAGAAGGGTCACATGGTTGGTGGCATAATTATTACGAACTTCGTTTTGAGCAAAGCTGTCTTTGACATCGTCAACCGTGGGATATTGGTATTGGTGGGCAATGGGCTCCTCTATAAAAGAGGGGGCGGGACGATAGGGGGCGTTGTCGGCCAAAGCGACAACCAAGAGAGCAATGAGGCTGATGAAGGTCTGAAAGATATACTGATATTGATTTTGGACTGTTTAGAGGGTGCATGGCCAGAAGCCGCAGTTGACAAATCTACTTACCTTCATGTTGTGGTGTAGATGTTGCTGATAAAACCTATCAAACTAATGCCATGTCGGAGATGTTTCAAGTATTTATACGCTTTCCCTCTTTTACTTGTCTTGTCTTGTCTCCTCTCATGTGGTTCATTCTTGGTCTCGATTCTTGGACAGAAAAAAAGTGACACTTGCATGCCCACTGTAAAACACACCTGTCTCTCTTTATCAGTTTATGAGCGTTACAATTGATACAGATTATTATTTCAAGTTGTTAGTTGTCATGATCCTGAATAAATGAAGGATACAGAACGACGTAGTATGACGGAGACTTGAggtggattcttggatgatcagctcACTCAAGTCTTTTTATCTGACCCATCTGAGTTTTGATTCCTGGATACAAAAAGTGAGACACGTGCACGAGATGGGCGAGACGAGCGTGTGAGACAGTCAATTAGGGGAGGTGAGACTTGAGACAACTAAAAGCAACCTTTACAAGACGAGTGAATTGCCTACCATAAAACActcctttttctctccttcAGCTTGTGGACGTGACAAATAAAACAAGTTATAATactcaaagaaagaaagaagcatCATTGAACTATCTAGTACGGCGCAAGCTTATTCTGGATTTGGTGTTTCAAGTAAGCTGTGGCAACTTCTTCTGCTTGTCCAAGACCACAAATTCTGAGAATTACCAGAGAACCATGGATGGACTACCAAGCAAACCCAAGCTATCATGGAAAAGGCGCCAAACAAATTCTCAAAGACTCGGTGAAAAACATCACTTCCTTTAAAAGGGACTAACATGAAACTTAACATCAAACTATGAATGATCCAATCTTAGTCGAAAGGAAATTGGTAATCTTTACACTTTTGGACATCTAAACtccagatctttgcccttgaTCTGGTCTTTTGTAAAGGGATTCACGGTTCTTGCATTAAATTCTCTACTCACCAATGGGTTGAGGAAGGATGCCGAAAGGCACCCCCACTTCCCTCAGCCTCTTGTCAGTCCTCAGTAGGtccttggttttgaatttgaaaccttcaaaatcCTTCCCCCGTCCTCAAAGAGTTGCATGATCATTTTGAGTCTCAAACTTTTGCGAATATGGtctattgaaaaaccttgCACCATACAAAGAATAATCCAGTTGTAGTCTAATGaagattggtaaccctctgcaCTTTGGATATTTGAAGATAAACTCCTTTAATCCCAGATCTTCCTTCACCTTGGTCCGAATTGCAGATATAACAGTaacaggtgggtagaggtaagtgatgaaaatcttggttctggcagtagagtgggtgggaAAGACGGTCCGAGTTCAAAATGGGTTTGATGGCATGTGAGAGGGCCTCCGTTTCTGCCTCCTCTATATCCCGcctcaaaggccaaaaatcactttttaaaGATTTCCTCACCAGCGATCTCTGCGTCGGATATTTGAGAGCAGACGAAATTGGTAAGCCCCAGCCTATCCGTCAAAGCATGTTACAATTGTCACTGAGAACATTTCCTTGACCTAAAGCCTCCGTATCTTTACACGCTCGACTCACACACTGTTCCgtatgaagaaaaaacacaaTGATGTACAAAGATTTCGTGGCGCGAATTATGAAGCTAAGAGCCTCTTGAGGCGGAACTTTCCTCCATCATCGCGGCCCAACTGATGGTTATTTTGGCAATGGGCAGGCTGCGTACgatgatgaaaaaatacttttttaccAACTAGGAGGATTAAAAAGACCCACAGAAATGAACGATTTCTCAGAAAAGGCAGCAACAACATGAGGGCAATGCTAAGGATGTTGGACACACACATTCAACGGTAACAACACGCGCTCACACGCCCTTCCAGCTGACGACATTTTAGCAACAATAGCTGCAAACTGCAAAGGATTGGCCAACCACACAACGCAAAGCATGTCCATCCAGCCGCGAAACCTGTCGTTCACCACAATGGCAAGATAAACACCGTTCACACCTCGTTCCTCGTATAAAATGAACACAATCAAATTAATTGGATTTGACCAAGAGGGTAATAAGATTCGCAATCAAGGCTTTACCTGACTCAGATGCTTCACGGACGTTACTGCCGCTATCTGCAAGCCCGAAAAATAGTACCCTTACTATGTGCACACAAGGGTTattcgatgatcagcttaaCCCTGtcgtctcaccagtgagacgactgccacagtggttcaaaagcctttttgaattccaacagaaatatcccagtaaatcttgttaactattAGCTATTtaagcgccaaatttgaagaaagaatTCAATGAATTAATCACGTCAAATTGCTTCTTATGGTTttgcaaggaaaaaaactgttaagatggatatgcgcatttctctctcAAATGCTTGATAgggttttttgaccaccgtggtgagacgggtgagacgagagtagaggagacgaccgtatccaagaatccagctgaGGTTGAGCGCAGCCAACGGCACACCTCTAACAAACCGGGGCCAGATTTGACTTCAAGTGTTGGATTGCGGGAGgaccattattattattaaagaaCCACTCAAGACATCAGGTGAGACGTTTAAAGAGTATTGGTAAgtaatgagaaagaaagaagagaaagaaaaaaaaaaagaagaagaaagcaaACGAGAGATGAAACACGATTATGAGATATTAGTAAAGTACATTGTTGTCTAGTTGATGTTTGAACACGGccaattttcttgaccaacGATGTCAGGGGTAGctggttccaatatttgacggagcgagcaaaaaatgagtttaaacCCAGATTTGTGGCGCATGAAAGAGGCTGAGGAGATCTAGTTCAACCCTTTGCGTCGAATGGTGGGGCAATGTCCTTGGCgaaattaaaaccaaagtgAGTGGTTGGGCCCGTgttccaaccatccatcaaatCGTTCACAAGTCTGTACGTTAGGATCAAGTCTAGCTTCTTTCTGCGGTCTGCCAGAGATTTCAAACCCAAGGTTCTGAGACGATGTTCGTAGTCCTCTGTACTCCTTGGAAGTGCACATACGGGTGAAACTCGCTGTatagactcaatctttagggcATCCCTGACGAATAAAGGATTGGTGACTTGGCACGCGTACTCAAGCGTGATGGTCTAAACatagttttaaaaaagcttgGTCATTACTTCTTGATCCCGGGTTGTAAAATTTCTTCGAATCATCCCCATCATCCCGACTGGCTTTCGTTGTCACTGTAGCACTATGAGTCGCAAATGACAGTTTAACTGTCGACCATCACACCAAGGTCCTCATGACCTCAACTCGCTCCAGCACTTTTCCTCTTACAGAATAAacagaattcaatttctgcGGCCGAAACGAATCcatgtacattttttttgcgtTGAAGGACATCCCGTTCTCCATTGCCAGCTCGATCATTCTATCTAGGTCTTGTTGTAGTCTCTCAGTATCAAAACTGTCATTAATATGCCTGAATATTCTTCGCATCATCCGGCAAATTTCAGGATCCTGGTTTTCCCAAGACAGCAAGGTcgttgatgaaaattgaaaagagttgCGGCCTAAGACGCTACCTTGTGGCACACCCGACTTCACCTCTTCCCAAGAACGACTCTTAACCGTTGAGGACAACCCTCTGCCTTCTGTTCAGGAGCACAATTGCCAATCCACCTCCTCAAACGACCCACCAAATACCGATTCCCCTGCAACTTGTGCAATAAGTATTGAATGGGGGACAGTGTCAAAAGCCTTACTAAGATCGAGATAGATGGTGTCCACTGTTCCTCCTGCGTCAACGACCCACGGACATATTCAACATGTTCtagcaaatttgttgttgtggaTCGTCCTTTACGAAACCCATGTTGATCATCCGACAAAATATTCGCCTCATCCAAATACgcatcaaatatttctttgaccAAGCCTTCCATGATTTTACACGCAGTTGAGATCAGAGAGATGGGTCGGTAGTTTGCAGCACTTTGTTGGTTGCCTCCCTTAAAAAGGGGGTATAAATTGCCACGGTCTCTGCAGTTGTCTCTCCGACATTACATTGCCAGTAGTCGCGAAAAGGGACTTAATAGGCTATGAACATTTTAGCCTTAGGATTTCCCTGTCTAATCACCACTGTGAGACCACCATCGCGTCAGTCCATGAAACGGATTGCCTGAAAGACAACGACAAAAATGATCTAAACCCAGACCAGGTTAGGGAATGGAAAGGTGATTGAAAGAATTGAAGAATGGTACCTGAGGATCCTCGATCGGGTTCGCAACCTCTTTCTTGACTTGATAGATGTGATGGTATCCTCCCTTGGGGACGCGGCCGGAGCCATGAGTGGAGGACCCATGAAAATCGAATTGGaggaaaataaatattttaaaCCCTATCACGTTACCACCGCACGCTCTATCCCAAAACATTATGAGGGCTGCTTTCGACTTTTGTCAAGAGATGATTCACGCAAGAATGATGACGCGGTGCACCAAACCCACAGAGTGGTGCGCACCTGcccatttttgttccaaaagcaaaCGCTAAGGTTAAACTTGTAATCAACTATAGGAAGCTCAATCAGGCGACAAAACGACCCGTTCATACCATTTTCCTCTGTGCCTGACCTCATGCACCAGATCGTATCAGAGAGTAAATGGTTTGCTAAATTAGTTGCCGTGCACGGAATATTTCAGATTCCGCTGGACAAAGAATCTTCATACCTTTGCGCTTTCTTACTACCAGATGGGAAAATACGCCCACTTGTCACTCCATGGGTTCGAAGGGAAGCGGTAATTTTTTTAGTCTCCGTACTGATTTGGCGCTAGAGGAGCTGAACCAAAGCTAAAAttgttgatgacatttgtgtACAAGCCACGACTTTCCTGAACTGCTTGACAGACTCGCAGTTGTCATCAAGAAAATACCAGCAGAATGGGATTAAGTTGTCATCAAACAAGTTTAGATTGCACAGgatcatttgatcatttttattaccttttttcGAGTTTAAGATAACACCATGTTTTCGAAAAGTCCCCCCATTTTCTAAAATGGTCTAAAAGATCGAGTAACTAATGTAAATCCGTCTTGTTTGAAGGCCTCTGGTTATAAAGCTTTTCAACTTTGGGGCTCGTTTTCTTTGAGAGCATCAAGAGATCTTTCTGTAGGCCAAATTG
This window harbors:
- the LOC131890417 gene encoding uncharacterized protein LOC131890417, with protein sequence MKTFISLIALLVVALADNAPYRPAPSFIEEPIAHQYQYPTVDDVKDSFAQNEVRNNYATNHVTLLTDNTHIANNNAANAQYGYLADAYSRYLAEVGYGREPKYEFYAPVPVSSKRTPSKHAPYPRTPYRRAPYQRTPYNRAPHSN